TTGACGCCATGATGCACTCGCGTGTACTGCCGCAGAGGAGGATTAAAAGAGCGAACCAAGGGAAGTTCGTTCAAAGTGGACATCTCATTGTTTGGTGCGGGTGTGTCGGTTTTCATCCTCTTGCTGGAGAAGCTTGTCGGTGCCGGGGGGATGACAGGCCTTTGAGGTGGCCCTGATGTCTGGAGTCTCGTCCTACGGTGAGATGACCCTTCTTGCTGTTGCTCAACATGGGGGGCTACTCGATGAAGTCGGCCATCGTTTTCCTTAGTTAGGGATACCCCTCCCTCTTTTCTTGCTCTCACTTCTTTGGGTTTTCGGGGGCAGACGGCCATGTGCTTGGTTCGGCTGCGGCGCATTGTGAACTCCCTGCTGCAGTGAGGGCAAACAAAGACATCTTCATGCACGGGTGAAGAGGATGAGGACGTGGACTTGTTCCTCTGAGGCATGACCCTTTCCACGAATtttctcttcttcttgttcAATAATTTCAACTTCACTTTGACTTCTGCGGGGGACCTGTTGGACTGGCTGGCTCCATTTGAAGCGTTAAGTTCATTTGCTGAATTAGTTGTGGATAGTACTCCATTTTGGCTTTTTGCAAAGTGGCGGAGAGGGATGGGATTCTTTTTGGGTGTGTACCGCCTCTTATCACTGGCGTTTGCACAGGCCAGGATGTGTTTGTGCAGCTCAGGCATATTATCAAAGCTTTTACCACACTTTGTGCAACGAATAGCTGTACTGAAGCTTTGTGGGATGTTGTGGGTGGTGAAGTTTGTGGCTGAGGCCAGTGAGCCAGCAGGTGACCTATTATGGTATGGAAAGGGCGGAGGCTTGAAGCTGGGATAATGCTGATTAATGCCAAAACGAACGTCAGGCCCTTTGAGCTTGCCACCTTCTAGGGCCATGATTTTATTTGTTGTAAATAATTCTTCAGTAGCCAGATCATCATTCTCTTCCTTTTTGAACCGTTTGTTGGGTTCCTCGGACTCATGAGACACTGGAGGCTCTGTGATGACTTTTGTATAGTTGTAATTCTGAGGTcttatttttcccttttcttcttCGGTGAACGAACATTGTTGAGCTGGATGCAATTCCTCCTGATGCTGTTTCAGATTGCAAAGGTAAACAAAATCTTTAGTGCATGCACTGCAAACGTAAGTCTTGTCAACGCCATGCAGGCTTGATCGATGGTCTAGCAGAGCTGAGGGCTTGTCAAAGAGCAGAACGCAGAACTCACATTTATAAGGCCATTCGTCAGCATGGTCACCGACATGATGACTAAGTTCTTTCATCGAGTGGAACAACTGGTTGCACACATTGCAGATGAAGTTCTTGGTGAAAGTCTGCTGCTCAGTTAGTGATTTGCATGGCAGGTCTACCATCTTCTCATCATTGTTTGAGATGTCAGCCAAGGTTTCCACTGCCGAATCAGTGATGTCAGCACGTTCCTCTTCTTTTGCATTTGGAGGCTTTGGTTCAAGGACTTGTTCTGTGTCAGGATTTGAGTCAGGTTCTGCAGGAAAATCTGGTACCACCGAAGTGGTAGAGGACACAGATAGCGATTCTTCAATAGAGGACATTATAATGGTGGGGTCTGCAGTTGCAGTGTTGGGCAATGAAATATGTTGCTGTTCTATGTGATTAACAAGCATGTGTGTGGATCCTGGTGTTTCTGTGTTTTcctgcatgctaacagttgaAGGGACATTCATTGGGGTTTCAAGGGATATTGTGCACTCTATCAGCACAGCGTTACTTGTGATATTGTACGAGTTGCTGAGGGGATCGTTTAATGTTACAGTGGGCGTGAAAGCTATCTCTGGCACTGGGCTGCCTTCATTTATAGGAGAATTGAAGGCAATATGATCGGTGAGAAACATGTGACCAGGTAGATTAAGAGAGTTGTCAAGTGGTTGTGAAAGTCCAGGAAGGTTTGTAGCGTTTGTAGCTGCGAGCGCAGAAGTCAAGTCACACTTTGTAGCGTTAACTGAATTTTCTGTGCAGAGTACCAGGGGCTCAGGTGATATATTTGGAGCCAGTACTTGGATTGTCTGGCTTGAGGGGCTAGGAATAGGTAGTGGTGGTGCCAAAACCGTGATTAAAGAAGAAGCAGTCGGTAGTATGGCATGTGAAGTTGGGGGTCCAAATGCTATTGTGCATGGGGACGCTGGTGGGAAACCAAGAGGTGCAAGAGTGGTGGGTTCAGAATTCAGAGAACAAGGGGGGAGACCAAGTCCATAAACGAGTCCCTCTGCAACAGGGTCCATCATGCTTGGGCCAGCGACAAGGGTGAAGTCTGTCACTAGAGGCGTTTCAGGGTTTTCAAGGCTTAAGTTCTGCTCTTCACTCACAGCATTATCCTCCTCCATCCACGAGTTTGGATTTCTCTCTGAAGTAAGTAAATTTGACATCAGTTCAGGTTCATCAAGGCTCCTTTTCTGCAAACTTAAATCTAATGCAGTATTAGCTGAAGCCTCACGTTCATTTCTCTTCATTGTATTGGAGAGATCCAGTGGTTGCTGACTACAGTTGTTGACAGACACAGGAGGCCAGCTCTCTGTCAAAACGGGAATCACTTGTGGTTCCTCAACAATTTGTGATGTATTGGTCTGTTCATTCACAGAGCTGCACTGGGTGTCCATCTGCCATAAAGTAACAGCATCACTGCCATCTCCATCTGGCATTGCTGTTTCCTCATCAGATGTTACATCGTGCTGAGGTGAATTTTGTGGCGTTACAGTCCTCCTTTTAAACTTTCCTGCTACACCAGGAGAGACAGGACAAGGTGTTTGGCCATCTAGAAGTTGGGCAAGTGCGGGATTGAAGTTGTCCTGCATCTCGAGTAGTTGCTTCAACTTTGGGGAAAGAAACACAGCGGATCTTTTCGAGCAAGCAACTGTGGATTCTGCATTTTGAGGAAGTAAATTCTCTATTAACGACGTCACAAGTGATGTGGATGACGACACAACCTCCTCGGACTCCAGCTCTGTTTGAATTTGGGGTAACAGATGTGGTGTTGCAGTTCTTCTCTTGGCTGGCGCTAGACCCTGTAATGCTTGACTGCCCATAAATGAATCAATATTTAAGCCTAGGTTAAATTGGGAGGGATCGAGAACGAGGGTATCTAGTCCAACCAAACTCGTACATGCAGAATGAGCATCAGCTGTTTCACAGCCACTGATTGTACTCGTTGACACTATTTTCCCATCAAAGTAAAAGCTGAGGTTCTCTGAGATACTGCCGGAAACATCTAGCATGTACTGTCCAGTGCATTCCCCTTTATTCTCCACATCAATTTCAGCTCCATGCTTTGATGTTGCAATGAATACCTGTTGCAGACTTTCCTCTTCAAGTTCATTGTTTTCTTCTGCATCCGGTGGAAACGTGTTACATTCGGCAAACAACACAGACGTATTACTGCTTTCAAGCGGGGAGGCTAAGCTTACTGAACCTGAAGGCGGCCCATTCTTGTGCTGTTGTTCATCTAAATCTGAACTGCAGGAGGTTTTGTTCTTCTTGTGTGCCACATTCTTCACCAAATTGCAGATAGGCGCATGTCCTTCCAAGACTCGTTGGCTGGGAAAACACTGCTTGTGCTTCTGACAGGGTAAAGACTCCCAACCTCTGCTACGATCATGAGTAT
This window of the Doryrhamphus excisus isolate RoL2022-K1 chromosome 10, RoL_Dexc_1.0, whole genome shotgun sequence genome carries:
- the prdm2a gene encoding PR domain zinc finger protein 2, translating into MEQNPEFGDSDHIQKDDDDVGISTGLPHYTDDDDHDTHDRSRGWESLPCQKHKQCFPSQRVLEGHAPICNLVKNVAHKKNKTSCSSDLDEQQHKNGPPSGSVSLASPLESSNTSVLFAECNTFPPDAEENNELEEESLQQVFIATSKHGAEIDVENKGECTGQYMLDVSGSISENLSFYFDGKIVSTSTISGCETADAHSACTSLVGLDTLVLDPSQFNLGLNIDSFMGSQALQGLAPAKRRTATPHLLPQIQTELESEEVVSSSTSLVTSLIENLLPQNAESTVACSKRSAVFLSPKLKQLLEMQDNFNPALAQLLDGQTPCPVSPGVAGKFKRRTVTPQNSPQHDVTSDEETAMPDGDGSDAVTLWQMDTQCSSVNEQTNTSQIVEEPQVIPVLTESWPPVSVNNCSQQPLDLSNTMKRNEREASANTALDLSLQKRSLDEPELMSNLLTSERNPNSWMEEDNAVSEEQNLSLENPETPLVTDFTLVAGPSMMDPVAEGLVYGLGLPPCSLNSEPTTLAPLGFPPASPCTIAFGPPTSHAILPTASSLITVLAPPLPIPSPSSQTIQVLAPNISPEPLVLCTENSVNATKCDLTSALAATNATNLPGLSQPLDNSLNLPGHMFLTDHIAFNSPINEGSPVPEIAFTPTVTLNDPLSNSYNITSNAVLIECTISLETPMNVPSTVSMQENTETPGSTHMLVNHIEQQHISLPNTATADPTIIMSSIEESLSVSSTTSVVPDFPAEPDSNPDTEQVLEPKPPNAKEEERADITDSAVETLADISNNDEKMVDLPCKSLTEQQTFTKNFICNVCNQLFHSMKELSHHVGDHADEWPYKCEFCVLLFDKPSALLDHRSSLHGVDKTYVCSACTKDFVYLCNLKQHQEELHPAQQCSFTEEEKGKIRPQNYNYTKVITEPPVSHESEEPNKRFKKEENDDLATEELFTTNKIMALEGGKLKGPDVRFGINQHYPSFKPPPFPYHNRSPAGSLASATNFTTHNIPQSFSTAIRCTKCGKSFDNMPELHKHILACANASDKRRYTPKKNPIPLRHFAKSQNGVLSTTNSANELNASNGASQSNRSPAEVKVKLKLLNKKKRKFVERVMPQRNKSTSSSSSPVHEDVFVCPHCSREFTMRRSRTKHMAVCPRKPKEVRARKEGGVSLTKENDGRLHRVAPHVEQQQEGSSHRRTRLQTSGPPQRPVIPPAPTSFSSKRMKTDTPAPNNEMSTLNELPLVRSFNPPLRQYTRVHHGVKGIPVKITLVKQQPNLQRDSSPSTQSQEEATSGGTSDQSATA